One part of the Flavobacterium johnsoniae UW101 genome encodes these proteins:
- a CDS encoding nuclear transport factor 2 family protein, with amino-acid sequence MTKKEIAQNFLKLAASGHSHEGFKLYVHENFKHHNAYFKGDAETLMLAMEESARKNPNKIFTIHHIIEEENLVAVHSHLKQTPADIGFAVVHILKFKEDKIIELWDLGQQIPNETVNENGMF; translated from the coding sequence ATGACTAAGAAAGAAATTGCACAAAACTTCTTAAAACTTGCCGCAAGCGGACACTCGCATGAAGGATTCAAACTTTATGTGCATGAAAATTTCAAACATCACAATGCTTATTTTAAAGGTGATGCCGAGACTTTAATGCTCGCAATGGAAGAGTCTGCAAGGAAAAATCCAAATAAGATATTTACAATTCATCACATCATCGAAGAAGAAAATCTCGTTGCTGTCCATTCGCATTTAAAACAAACGCCAGCTGATATTGGATTTGCCGTTGTACACATTTTAAAATTCAAAGAAGATAAAATAATAGAACTTTGGGATTTAGGACAGCAGATTCCAAATGAAACAGTTAACGAAAACGGAATGTTTTAA
- a CDS encoding serine hydrolase domain-containing protein, whose protein sequence is MKFFSFTFLLFILCSCHSSAQKKDNYASKIDSIIQNSTSSDFNGVVLISKNGKTLYSKVKGSANFETQKPLTIDTQFEIMSNSKQIAAVLVLLEAEKGRVDLNSPIKKYLPELTQTWADTVTVHQLLNHSHGIVDLQKPLAFKPGTQFKYGNLSFNLIGKIVEFSTKKSYNETAGALFKKLKMNQTFCYSKDKAQNLATGYFSSKNKMEPVTGSQITPESFGADGIISTVSDLAIWNNNLHKGKILKPESYKLLTKNTILSQHNFFGKEKEPYGYGIRIIEKETVKYLGHTGLGDGFSSVNLYFPQSDVSLIVLENQMPEDSSLFYAAGFKIKNILLKSDLLNKK, encoded by the coding sequence ATGAAATTTTTTTCTTTTACATTTCTATTGTTTATCCTATGCAGCTGTCATTCATCGGCACAAAAAAAAGACAATTACGCTTCAAAAATTGACAGCATTATTCAAAACAGCACTTCTTCAGATTTTAATGGTGTGGTTTTAATTTCAAAAAACGGAAAAACATTATATTCAAAAGTAAAAGGATCTGCCAATTTTGAAACCCAAAAACCTTTAACAATTGATACTCAATTTGAGATCATGTCAAACAGCAAACAGATTGCTGCTGTTTTGGTTTTACTAGAAGCCGAAAAAGGCAGAGTCGATTTAAATTCACCCATAAAAAAATACCTTCCTGAATTAACCCAAACCTGGGCTGACACGGTTACGGTACACCAGCTTTTAAATCATTCGCACGGAATTGTCGATTTGCAGAAACCTTTGGCATTTAAACCCGGAACTCAATTTAAATACGGAAATTTAAGTTTTAATTTAATTGGTAAAATTGTTGAATTCAGTACAAAGAAAAGTTACAACGAAACTGCCGGCGCACTTTTTAAGAAATTAAAAATGAACCAGACTTTTTGTTATTCTAAAGACAAAGCACAGAATCTGGCAACAGGATATTTCTCCTCAAAAAATAAAATGGAACCTGTAACTGGTTCACAAATTACACCTGAAAGTTTTGGCGCCGATGGCATAATTTCAACTGTTTCAGATTTGGCGATCTGGAATAACAACCTTCATAAAGGAAAAATACTAAAACCAGAATCGTATAAACTGCTGACAAAAAATACGATTTTATCACAGCATAATTTCTTTGGAAAAGAAAAAGAGCCTTACGGATACGGAATACGAATTATTGAAAAAGAAACCGTAAAATATTTAGGCCATACCGGGTTAGGCGACGGGTTTTCTTCTGTAAATTTGTATTTCCCTCAAAGTGATGTGAGTTTAATTGTTTTAGAAAATCAAATGCCCGAAGATTCCAGTTTGTTTTATGCTGCAGGATTTAAAATCAAAAACATTTTACTCAAAAGCGATTTATTAAATAAAAAATAA
- a CDS encoding DUF1801 domain-containing protein, whose amino-acid sequence MAKNKTTETEYSVIDFINAVPDENKRNDAFELLKIVQKITGFEPKMWGPSIIGFGSYHYKYESGHEGDAPLAGFSPRKTAMTVYFYLPEKDREELLPKLGRHTSSKACIYIKKLADIDIDILKKVILLSIDYTQKLYPQK is encoded by the coding sequence ATGGCTAAAAATAAAACAACCGAAACTGAATACAGTGTAATTGATTTTATCAATGCGGTTCCTGATGAAAACAAACGAAATGACGCTTTTGAACTTCTTAAAATAGTACAGAAAATCACTGGTTTTGAACCCAAAATGTGGGGACCAAGTATTATAGGTTTTGGAAGTTATCATTACAAATATGAAAGCGGACATGAAGGCGATGCTCCTCTGGCCGGCTTTTCTCCAAGAAAAACAGCCATGACCGTTTATTTTTACCTGCCTGAAAAAGATAGAGAAGAACTTTTACCTAAACTTGGCAGACATACTTCTTCTAAAGCTTGTATTTACATTAAAAAATTAGCTGATATCGATATTGACATCTTAAAAAAGGTAATTTTACTTTCGATTGATTACACTCAAAAACTATATCCCCAAAAATAA
- a CDS encoding MBL fold metallo-hydrolase: MITFLILIILIGFIVYNFLQHPKFGKAPSGERFTLIQNSPQYKNGKFENQSFTPDLAEGASMAGVLLEFFFKKVERKIPTDLIPSVKTNLHELSIEEDVLVWFGHSSYFIQLEGKRFLIDPVFSGNASPISGTTKSFKGSDIYTVDDLPEIDYLLITHDHYDHLDYETILKLKPKTKKVITALGVGSHFEFWGFPTENVIEKDWFEKIELDENLTLHTTPSRHFSGRSFKRCNTLWTSFVLETKDFKMYLGGDSGYDKHFAEIGEKYGPFDIALIDNGQYNEKWKYIHNMPEDVIKAMKDLHAKRVFPVHSSKFALSLHSWDEPLIRVTELNSLSEKPIPLITPMIGELVELKNENQQFKQWWKGVN, from the coding sequence ATGATTACATTTCTAATTCTTATAATCCTAATAGGTTTTATTGTTTACAATTTCTTGCAGCATCCAAAATTTGGAAAAGCACCTTCCGGCGAAAGATTCACTTTAATTCAGAACTCGCCTCAATATAAAAACGGGAAATTCGAGAATCAGAGCTTTACGCCAGATTTGGCTGAAGGTGCAAGCATGGCTGGAGTTTTACTTGAATTTTTCTTCAAAAAAGTAGAACGAAAAATCCCAACCGATTTAATTCCGTCTGTAAAAACCAATCTGCATGAACTATCTATAGAAGAGGATGTTTTGGTTTGGTTTGGACATTCTTCTTATTTTATTCAGCTTGAAGGAAAACGTTTTTTAATCGATCCTGTTTTTAGCGGCAATGCCTCTCCTATTTCGGGAACGACAAAGTCATTTAAAGGTTCAGATATCTATACTGTTGATGATCTTCCGGAAATTGATTATTTATTGATTACACACGATCATTATGATCATTTAGATTATGAAACCATTCTTAAATTAAAACCCAAAACAAAAAAAGTAATTACGGCTCTTGGTGTAGGTTCGCATTTTGAATTTTGGGGATTTCCAACAGAAAATGTAATTGAAAAAGACTGGTTTGAAAAAATTGAATTAGATGAAAATCTAACATTACATACAACTCCTTCAAGACATTTTTCCGGCAGAAGTTTTAAACGCTGCAACACACTTTGGACTTCTTTTGTTTTAGAAACTAAAGACTTTAAAATGTATTTGGGCGGAGACAGCGGTTATGACAAGCATTTTGCTGAAATTGGAGAAAAATACGGCCCGTTTGATATTGCTTTGATCGACAACGGCCAATACAACGAAAAATGGAAATACATTCATAACATGCCCGAAGATGTTATAAAAGCGATGAAAGACTTACATGCAAAAAGAGTTTTTCCGGTTCATTCTTCAAAATTTGCTTTATCGCTTCATTCCTGGGACGAACCTTTGATAAGAGTAACAGAATTAAATAGTTTGAGCGAAAAACCAATTCCGTTAATTACACCAATGATTGGCGAATTAGTCGAATTAAAAAACGAAAATCAACAATTTAAACAATGGTGGAAAGGGGTTAATTAA
- a CDS encoding lactonase family protein: MKTKINFLLLIFLLTFNAFSQNTYVFLGSYNRDKTAEAIQIYQLDTLNGKLTKVTAAKNIINPSYLTISPNGKYVYACTDTKTPNAGSVSSFEFNPDNKTLTFLNSQRSGGENPVYVSVHKSGKWLANANYTEGSVSVYPLLENGKIDSIAQNFQYTDGSVNKDRQTRSHVHSAVFSPQCDYLFLPDLGADKIRCYAFDASQKKPLIETQNPFTKTDLEAGPRHFTFHPNQKWGYCIEEMAGQISVYNYDNGVLNKIQRIASHPDKIKEGFESSDIHISPDGKFLYATNRGKENNIAIFSIDENGLLKNIGYQSTLGKHPRIFAIDESGKFLAASNVLTGNVIVFKRDLKTGLLKKTGKQIKMENVSCVQIKKI; this comes from the coding sequence ATGAAAACCAAAATAAACTTCTTACTGCTAATCTTTTTACTAACATTTAATGCTTTCTCGCAAAACACTTATGTCTTTTTGGGATCGTATAACCGCGATAAAACTGCAGAAGCGATCCAGATATATCAATTGGATACATTAAATGGAAAACTTACGAAAGTAACGGCTGCAAAAAACATTATAAATCCGTCTTATTTAACGATTTCTCCAAACGGAAAATATGTGTATGCCTGTACAGATACTAAAACACCAAATGCAGGAAGCGTGAGCAGTTTTGAGTTTAATCCCGACAATAAAACACTGACATTTTTAAACAGCCAGAGAAGCGGCGGAGAAAATCCGGTATATGTAAGCGTTCACAAAAGCGGTAAATGGCTGGCAAATGCAAATTATACAGAAGGAAGCGTTTCGGTTTATCCTCTTTTAGAAAATGGAAAAATAGATTCAATTGCGCAGAACTTTCAATATACAGACGGAAGCGTAAACAAAGACAGACAGACAAGATCTCACGTACATTCGGCAGTATTTTCTCCGCAATGCGATTATTTGTTTTTACCCGATTTAGGTGCAGATAAAATTCGTTGTTATGCCTTTGATGCTTCTCAGAAAAAACCTTTAATCGAAACCCAAAACCCGTTTACAAAAACAGATTTAGAAGCCGGACCAAGGCATTTTACTTTTCATCCTAATCAAAAATGGGGTTATTGTATTGAAGAAATGGCTGGGCAGATAAGTGTGTATAATTATGATAATGGCGTTTTAAATAAAATACAGCGTATTGCTTCACATCCAGATAAAATAAAAGAAGGTTTTGAAAGTTCGGACATTCATATTTCTCCAGATGGAAAATTTCTGTATGCCACAAATCGTGGAAAAGAAAACAATATTGCTATTTTCTCTATTGACGAAAATGGACTGCTAAAAAACATTGGTTACCAGTCTACTTTAGGAAAACATCCTAGAATTTTTGCAATAGACGAAAGCGGAAAATTTTTGGCTGCATCGAATGTGCTTACCGGAAATGTAATTGTTTTTAAAAGAGATTTGAAAACCGGTTTATTGAAAAAAACAGGAAAACAGATTAAAATGGAGAATGTTTCATGCGTTCAGATCAAAAAGATTTAG
- a CDS encoding GNAT family N-acetyltransferase, with translation MISNFNLQPEVLENELTKLIPLKEKDFEALFEAASDPLIWEQNPAKNRHEREAFKTFFDIIITKGSFLILDKHTNEIIGTTSFYDYNPEKSSVGIGYTFITRKYWGGPYNKANKKLMIDYAFQHVNSVLFHVGAENFRSQKAVLKLGAEKINDILFKVNGVDTPYFEYELKK, from the coding sequence ATGATATCAAATTTCAATTTACAGCCTGAAGTTTTAGAAAATGAACTCACAAAACTAATCCCGTTAAAGGAAAAAGATTTTGAAGCATTATTTGAAGCAGCTTCTGATCCGCTGATTTGGGAACAGAATCCTGCAAAAAACCGACATGAAAGAGAGGCTTTTAAAACTTTTTTTGATATCATAATTACAAAAGGTTCGTTCTTAATTCTTGATAAACATACCAATGAGATAATAGGAACAACCAGTTTTTATGATTACAATCCCGAAAAATCAAGCGTTGGAATTGGCTATACTTTTATAACCAGAAAATATTGGGGCGGACCGTATAACAAAGCAAACAAAAAATTAATGATTGATTATGCTTTTCAGCATGTTAATTCGGTGCTTTTTCATGTTGGAGCAGAAAATTTTCGTTCGCAGAAAGCCGTTTTAAAACTCGGAGCAGAAAAAATTAATGATATCCTATTTAAGGTAAATGGTGTTGATACGCCGTATTTTGAATATGAATTGAAGAAATAA
- a CDS encoding LOG family protein — MKRITVFCASSFGTEKIYEEQAIALGKTLSEQNIELVYGGANVGLMGAVADGALNAGGKVIGVLPNFLRSKEIAHLGLTELILVESMHERKTKMNDLCDGVIALPGGFGTLEELFEMLTWAQLGLHKKPIAILNIDGFYDALIELLKVMVEKGLLKDVNASMVLVSDNIEDLLNKMRNYIPPTVGKWIDKEKS, encoded by the coding sequence ATGAAAAGAATAACCGTTTTTTGTGCTTCAAGTTTTGGCACTGAAAAAATTTATGAAGAACAGGCAATAGCTTTAGGAAAAACGCTTTCCGAACAAAATATAGAATTGGTTTACGGAGGCGCAAACGTAGGCTTAATGGGCGCTGTTGCAGACGGAGCCTTAAATGCAGGAGGAAAAGTAATTGGTGTGCTTCCTAATTTTTTAAGATCAAAAGAAATAGCACATTTAGGTTTAACCGAATTAATTTTGGTTGAAAGCATGCACGAACGCAAAACCAAAATGAATGATTTATGTGATGGTGTAATTGCACTTCCCGGAGGTTTTGGAACTCTCGAAGAGCTTTTTGAAATGCTTACTTGGGCACAATTAGGACTTCATAAAAAGCCTATTGCTATTTTAAACATAGACGGATTTTATGATGCACTTATTGAACTTCTTAAAGTTATGGTTGAAAAAGGTTTATTGAAAGATGTAAACGCTTCAATGGTTTTAGTAAGCGATAACATTGAGGATTTATTGAATAAAATGAGAAATTATATTCCGCCAACGGTTGGAAAATGGATTGACAAAGAAAAATCATAA
- a CDS encoding SRPBCC family protein, translating into MKTENNKYAKAEMLIRKPVSEVFQAFINPEITRKFWFTKGSGKLEENQKTEWTWEMYGFSLSVTTLVLQENKKIVIEWGNPDETTLVEWTFTPLNENETFVSITNSGFHGDSDKIIDQVRNSTEGFTLVLAGAKAYLEHQLQLNLVLDRFPKGLA; encoded by the coding sequence ATGAAAACAGAAAACAACAAATATGCAAAGGCCGAAATGCTGATAAGAAAACCTGTTTCAGAAGTTTTTCAGGCTTTTATAAACCCCGAAATCACACGTAAATTTTGGTTTACAAAAGGTTCGGGTAAATTAGAAGAAAATCAAAAAACTGAATGGACTTGGGAAATGTATGGTTTTTCACTGTCGGTTACAACATTGGTTTTGCAGGAAAATAAAAAAATTGTCATAGAATGGGGAAATCCAGATGAAACTACTTTGGTAGAATGGACTTTTACTCCGTTAAACGAAAACGAAACTTTTGTAAGTATAACCAATTCTGGTTTTCATGGCGATTCAGATAAAATAATCGATCAGGTTCGCAACTCTACAGAAGGTTTTACCTTAGTTTTAGCCGGAGCAAAAGCATATTTAGAACATCAATTACAGTTAAATTTAGTTCTGGATCGCTTTCCGAAAGGATTGGCTTAA
- a CDS encoding iron chaperone, whose product METKKPENIDEYIGGFPNDVQEILEKVRMTIQKAAPEAKEKISYSMPAFDQNGIVVYFAAFKNHIGLYALPSGHEAFAAELSKYKSGKGSVQFPLNQPMPYDLITKIVKFRVQENLQKAKKK is encoded by the coding sequence ATGGAAACGAAAAAACCCGAAAATATCGACGAATACATTGGAGGATTTCCAAATGATGTTCAGGAAATTTTAGAGAAAGTTCGAATGACAATCCAAAAAGCTGCGCCAGAAGCCAAAGAGAAAATAAGTTATTCGATGCCGGCTTTTGACCAAAATGGAATTGTAGTCTATTTTGCCGCTTTTAAAAATCATATTGGTTTATATGCACTGCCAAGCGGTCACGAGGCTTTTGCGGCAGAACTTTCAAAATACAAATCAGGAAAAGGTTCTGTTCAGTTTCCTTTAAATCAGCCTATGCCTTATGATTTAATTACAAAAATTGTAAAATTTAGAGTTCAGGAAAATCTTCAAAAAGCAAAAAAGAAATAA
- a CDS encoding 2'-5' RNA ligase family protein, with product MNLTEHYNQLYTTSSKSILTGKYSIDTEIKNESDSRFGITLLIRPSDEIKANIQVLLNELKQVEPEQYYYPDSDIHITVMSIISCSENFNLNHISPNDYIQLICKSLVDVDKVTIQFKGITASSSAIMIQGFPTDETLNNLRNKLREDFKNSQLQQSIDSRYRISTAHATVMRFQEKLLDPEKLIQTAEKYRDYDFGEFNVKSLELVYNDWYQRKSNTKVLGEFCLR from the coding sequence ATGAATTTAACTGAACATTATAATCAATTATATACAACTTCTTCAAAAAGTATTTTGACAGGAAAATATTCTATTGATACTGAAATTAAAAACGAATCTGATTCCCGATTTGGCATTACTCTGCTCATTCGCCCAAGCGATGAAATCAAAGCAAATATCCAAGTCTTATTGAATGAACTAAAACAAGTTGAACCAGAACAGTATTATTATCCTGATTCTGATATTCATATTACCGTAATGTCGATTATTTCCTGTTCAGAAAATTTTAATTTAAACCATATTTCTCCAAACGATTATATTCAGCTTATCTGTAAAAGTCTGGTTGATGTAGATAAAGTTACAATTCAGTTTAAAGGAATTACCGCTTCGTCTTCTGCAATTATGATTCAGGGTTTTCCAACTGATGAAACCTTAAATAATTTACGAAATAAACTACGCGAAGATTTTAAAAACTCTCAATTGCAGCAAAGCATCGACAGCCGATATAGAATATCTACTGCTCATGCCACAGTAATGCGTTTTCAGGAAAAACTTCTTGATCCAGAAAAATTAATACAAACCGCAGAAAAATATCGTGATTACGATTTTGGGGAATTTAATGTAAAAAGCTTAGAATTGGTTTACAATGACTGGTACCAGCGTAAAAGCAATACAAAAGTTTTGGGCGAATTTTGTTTGAGATAA
- a CDS encoding VOC family protein — MNHNIKSIRPFIGAQDFEVSRSFYRELGFEEIVLESNFSVFKSGETAFYLQDYYDKNWIENTMIFVEVDDVERYYNELLALNLPEKYKGAKLTPIRYLDWGSECFLHDPSGVLWHFGVFKK; from the coding sequence ATGAACCATAATATCAAGTCAATACGACCGTTTATTGGAGCTCAGGATTTTGAGGTCTCCAGAAGTTTTTATCGTGAATTAGGGTTTGAAGAAATAGTTTTAGAATCTAATTTTTCTGTTTTTAAATCTGGTGAAACGGCTTTTTATCTTCAGGATTATTACGATAAAAACTGGATCGAAAATACTATGATTTTTGTAGAAGTTGATGATGTTGAACGTTATTACAATGAACTTCTGGCTTTAAATCTTCCTGAAAAATATAAAGGAGCAAAGTTAACTCCAATACGATATTTAGACTGGGGAAGCGAATGTTTTCTGCACGATCCTTCTGGTGTTTTATGGCATTTTGGAGTGTTTAAAAAATAA
- a CDS encoding DUF2625 domain-containing protein: MRLKFPLIVLTFLSFAANAQNKMKKVEELIDKADPGWTLVEDWIKTAQNKVEILPADAAKAKEALYKTQVTTRSSMGAVVFNTGGLLIDDGWIRILGSGNSKFDRTLPDWNKGKTFTEFGETPPYLLIADDAIGGFYLLNGGGLGTDIGKVYYFSPDNLEYEPLDVTYSEFLGFCFNNDLDKFYEGNRWDGWREEVSKLKGDEVFNFYPFLWTAEGSDINKNSRKIIPVQEQYGLNIDLRKQLGFEK; encoded by the coding sequence ATGAGACTAAAGTTTCCGTTAATAGTATTAACATTTTTAAGCTTCGCAGCGAATGCACAAAACAAAATGAAAAAAGTTGAAGAACTCATAGACAAAGCCGATCCGGGCTGGACTCTGGTTGAAGATTGGATTAAAACCGCACAAAATAAAGTAGAGATTTTACCTGCTGATGCTGCGAAAGCAAAAGAGGCTTTGTATAAGACACAAGTTACAACCCGTTCGTCAATGGGAGCGGTCGTTTTTAATACCGGCGGACTTTTAATTGATGACGGATGGATTAGGATTTTGGGTTCGGGAAATTCAAAATTTGACCGTACTCTTCCGGATTGGAACAAAGGAAAAACGTTTACTGAATTTGGTGAAACACCACCGTATTTATTAATTGCAGATGATGCTATTGGCGGTTTTTATCTTTTAAATGGAGGCGGACTAGGAACAGACATTGGCAAAGTTTATTATTTTTCTCCGGATAATTTAGAATACGAACCACTTGATGTTACGTATTCTGAGTTTTTAGGTTTTTGTTTTAATAATGACTTGGATAAGTTTTATGAAGGAAACAGATGGGACGGCTGGCGAGAAGAAGTCTCGAAACTAAAAGGCGATGAAGTTTTTAATTTCTATCCTTTTTTATGGACAGCCGAAGGAAGTGATATTAATAAAAATTCAAGAAAAATTATTCCCGTTCAGGAACAATACGGCTTGAATATCGATTTAAGAAAACAGCTTGGGTTTGAAAAGTAA
- a CDS encoding cation:proton antiporter, protein MIEFFKHFLHEFELPLNNPVLIFSLILFIILLSPILLKKINIPGIIGLIISGVIIGPHGLNILAKNSAVDLFSTIGLLYIMFIAGLELDMNEFKANRNKSLLFGFFTFILPLSIGFPVCFYLLKYDFNASFLTASMFATHTLVAYPIVSKLGIAKNQAVAITVGGTILTDTAVLIILAVIMGSAQGSLNQAFWIKLGVSLAIFSAIMFLVIPRIAKWFFKKLESEKHAHYIFVLSVVFFAAFLAEVAGVEPIIGAFVAGLALNPLIPHSSALMNRIEFIGNALFIPFFLISVGMLVDISVILSGPTALIVAGTLSVVAIFGKWIAAFFTQVVFKYTKTERQLIFGLSSAHAAATLAVILVGFKAKILDENILNGTIILILITCIVASFATEKAAKKIAICEEEVSHEDAGKNQILDEHILIPLAKTSATASLLDFALLIKDKKSSNPVTLLTIVPNNDQAEKNILKYKKAVDKFVIQASASEVKINTIARIDHNPASGIARTSKEIMSDIVIVGWPRKTGFIDKIFGENVDSIINNVDKSLFICRFQRTFIEEKRLVFICPPFSERGVGFQVLLQKISRLSQELSIPIVIYAEYKTHQTIQQIANNLRLNTKLGFKSVIEWDDFESISDEIRQTDLIVFNLSRKGSVSYHSIFDRLPQKFEKFFNDNNIILVYPHDDRKESAMDAYEDFTATPLTKSLEAIEQIGRGLGSILKKS, encoded by the coding sequence ATGATAGAATTTTTCAAGCATTTTTTACACGAATTCGAACTCCCTCTCAACAACCCGGTATTGATTTTTTCGTTAATACTTTTCATTATTCTGCTGTCGCCCATTTTACTTAAAAAAATAAATATTCCCGGAATCATTGGTTTAATTATTTCTGGTGTTATCATAGGTCCTCATGGATTAAATATACTGGCAAAAAATTCTGCTGTAGATTTATTCTCGACAATTGGGCTTTTGTACATTATGTTTATTGCAGGTCTTGAATTGGATATGAACGAATTTAAAGCCAATAGAAACAAAAGTTTATTATTTGGTTTTTTTACATTCATTTTACCGCTCTCAATAGGTTTTCCGGTTTGTTTTTACTTACTGAAATACGATTTTAACGCTAGTTTTTTAACAGCAAGTATGTTTGCAACGCATACTTTGGTTGCGTACCCAATTGTGAGTAAACTTGGAATTGCAAAAAATCAGGCAGTAGCTATTACGGTTGGAGGAACAATTTTAACTGATACTGCCGTTTTGATTATTCTGGCCGTAATTATGGGAAGCGCTCAGGGAAGTTTAAACCAGGCGTTTTGGATTAAGTTAGGTGTATCTCTGGCAATTTTCTCTGCCATTATGTTTTTGGTTATTCCAAGAATTGCTAAATGGTTTTTCAAGAAACTGGAAAGTGAAAAACACGCCCATTATATTTTTGTTCTCTCAGTCGTTTTCTTTGCGGCATTTTTAGCCGAAGTAGCAGGAGTAGAGCCTATTATTGGAGCATTCGTTGCCGGTTTGGCATTAAATCCTTTAATTCCGCATTCATCAGCTTTGATGAATAGAATTGAGTTTATTGGAAATGCTTTGTTTATTCCGTTTTTCCTGATTTCGGTTGGAATGCTGGTTGATATCAGTGTAATTTTAAGCGGGCCTACAGCTTTAATCGTTGCCGGAACGTTGAGTGTTGTGGCTATTTTTGGGAAATGGATTGCAGCATTTTTTACACAGGTCGTTTTTAAATATACTAAAACCGAAAGACAGCTTATTTTTGGGTTGAGCAGTGCGCACGCGGCCGCAACTCTGGCTGTAATTTTAGTAGGTTTTAAAGCCAAAATTCTAGATGAAAATATATTAAACGGAACCATTATTTTAATTCTGATAACTTGTATTGTAGCTTCTTTTGCTACAGAAAAGGCGGCTAAAAAAATTGCAATCTGTGAAGAAGAAGTTTCTCATGAAGATGCCGGTAAAAATCAAATTCTAGATGAACATATTTTGATTCCGCTGGCAAAAACTTCGGCGACAGCCAGTTTATTAGATTTTGCACTTTTAATTAAAGATAAAAAATCATCAAATCCGGTTACGCTTTTAACGATTGTACCCAATAACGATCAGGCCGAAAAGAACATTTTAAAATATAAAAAAGCAGTTGATAAATTCGTAATTCAGGCTTCTGCTTCTGAAGTAAAAATTAACACAATTGCCAGAATCGATCATAATCCAGCAAGTGGAATCGCTAGGACTTCCAAAGAAATTATGTCGGATATTGTAATTGTGGGCTGGCCTAGAAAAACCGGTTTTATCGATAAAATCTTTGGAGAAAATGTAGATTCTATAATTAATAATGTAGATAAAAGTTTATTTATCTGCAGGTTCCAGAGAACTTTTATTGAAGAAAAAAGGCTGGTATTTATATGCCCGCCATTTTCAGAAAGAGGAGTTGGTTTTCAGGTATTATTACAGAAAATTTCAAGATTATCTCAGGAATTAAGTATTCCTATTGTAATTTATGCAGAATATAAAACGCATCAAACAATTCAGCAAATTGCAAATAATCTTCGATTGAATACTAAACTAGGATTTAAGAGCGTTATAGAGTGGGACGATTTTGAATCTATTTCAGATGAAATCCGCCAAACAGATTTAATCGTTTTTAATTTATCCCGAAAAGGGTCAGTTTCCTATCATTCAATCTTTGACAGGCTGCCTCAGAAATTTGAAAAATTCTTCAACGATAATAATATTATACTAGTTTATCCTCACGACGATCGAAAAGAAAGTGCCATGGATGCTTATGAAGATTTTACGGCTACGCCGTTAACTAAAAGTCTGGAAGCAATTGAGCAGATTGGTCGTGGTTTAGGAAGCATCTTAAAAAAAAGCTAG